From Acidobacteriota bacterium, one genomic window encodes:
- a CDS encoding alkaline phosphatase family protein: MFRTLSRVAALLAVAVGYCPFLAAKGPVAKQVILVSVDGMTPVEYEAADAHGLKIPNLRALMSAGCASPGMMGVFPASTYPSHTAMITGQPPAAHGVISNTPMDPFNLEFGGWYYFAEKIKSPTLWQALHTAHLKTAAVSWPVTVGADVDYLLPEYRPVRTEEDIALMRVISTPGLFAEMQKENTTARPMSDDWRTDATIAILRTRRPSLMALHLSELDEAQHKYGPHTAESHAELERIDAQIGKIRAYVEQSGRASETTWMVVSDHGFLPVTKLFHPLIALREAGLITTDRNGRLTDWKVYQRNLTGSVFFEAKDPNDRASIEKATEIVRRLAADPANGIAHVYTPEELKTMGADPLAFLAIDAVEGFGFGSNLTGPSVTDSASKGAHGYSPQVPQMHPSFIVSGVGIERCGGALEGVSIEDVGPTAAALLGATIPGTEGHDIRTGKK; encoded by the coding sequence ATGTTCAGGACTCTCTCGCGCGTTGCAGCATTGCTGGCCGTTGCGGTGGGATATTGCCCGTTTTTGGCAGCGAAGGGCCCTGTGGCGAAGCAGGTGATCCTGGTCTCCGTGGACGGCATGACCCCGGTGGAGTACGAAGCGGCCGATGCGCATGGACTGAAGATTCCAAACCTTCGCGCGCTGATGAGCGCAGGCTGTGCGTCGCCAGGGATGATGGGCGTGTTTCCGGCGAGCACCTATCCGAGCCACACGGCGATGATTACCGGGCAGCCGCCGGCGGCGCATGGCGTGATCAGCAACACACCGATGGACCCGTTCAACCTGGAGTTTGGCGGCTGGTATTACTTCGCCGAGAAGATCAAGTCGCCGACGCTGTGGCAGGCGCTGCACACGGCGCACCTGAAGACGGCGGCGGTCTCGTGGCCGGTGACGGTGGGTGCGGACGTGGACTACCTTCTGCCGGAGTATCGTCCGGTGCGCACGGAAGAGGACATCGCCCTGATGCGCGTGATCTCGACGCCGGGGCTGTTCGCCGAGATGCAGAAGGAGAACACGACGGCGCGTCCGATGTCGGACGACTGGCGCACGGACGCGACGATTGCGATTCTGCGCACACGGAGGCCGTCGCTGATGGCCCTGCATTTGAGCGAGTTGGACGAGGCGCAGCACAAGTACGGCCCGCACACGGCGGAGTCGCATGCAGAGTTGGAGAGGATCGACGCGCAGATCGGGAAGATCCGCGCTTACGTTGAGCAGTCGGGACGGGCGTCGGAGACGACGTGGATGGTCGTCTCCGACCATGGGTTTCTTCCGGTGACGAAGCTGTTTCATCCGCTGATCGCGCTGCGCGAGGCGGGGCTGATTACGACGGACAGGAACGGACGCCTGACGGACTGGAAGGTGTATCAGCGCAACCTGACGGGCTCGGTTTTCTTTGAGGCGAAGGACCCGAACGACCGTGCGAGCATCGAGAAGGCGACGGAGATTGTTCGCCGGCTAGCGGCCGATCCCGCGAACGGAATCGCGCACGTGTACACGCCGGAGGAGTTGAAGACGATGGGGGCCGATCCGCTGGCGTTTCTTGCGATCGACGCGGTGGAGGGATTCGGCTTCGGCAGCAACCTCACGGGGCCGTCGGTGACGGATTCGGCGAGCAAGGGAGCGCATGGATACAGTCCGCAGGTCCCTCAGATGCATCCATCCTTCATTGTTTCTGGCGTGGGGATCGAGAGGTGCGGCGGCGCGTTGGAGGGGGTCTCCATTGAGGACGTTGGGCCGACGGCAGCAGCGCTGCTGGGTGCGACGATTCCTGGCACTGAAGGGCATGACATTCGCACGGGGAAGAAATAG